A portion of the uncultured Bacteroides sp. genome contains these proteins:
- a CDS encoding asparaginase, with protein sequence MITKYPSVLLIYTGGTIGMIENSETGALESFNFDHLLKHVPELKKFNYRIASYQFDPPIDSSDMEPSFWAKLVKIINYNYDYFDGFVILHGTDTMAYTASALSFMLENLNKPVILTGSQLPIGTLRTDGKENLITSIEIAAAKNPDDTPIVPEVCIFFENHLMRGNRTTKINAENFNAFRSYNYPPLARVGIHIKYEPNLIRKPDTTKPLKPHFLFDTNVVILTLFPGIQESIVSALLHVPGLRAVVLKTFGSGNAPQKEWFIRELKEANDRGIIIVNITQCSSGAVEMERYETGIQLLQAGVISGYDSTPESAVTKLMFLLGHELSNQEVRYKMISSISGEISKIKH encoded by the coding sequence ATGATTACTAAATACCCTTCCGTTTTATTAATCTACACCGGTGGAACAATTGGAATGATCGAAAATTCGGAGACCGGTGCTTTGGAAAGTTTCAACTTCGATCACTTACTAAAGCATGTGCCGGAACTCAAAAAGTTTAATTATCGAATAGCCTCCTATCAATTTGATCCACCGATTGATTCCTCTGATATGGAACCGTCTTTTTGGGCAAAGTTGGTGAAGATCATTAATTATAATTACGACTATTTTGATGGATTCGTCATTTTACATGGTACAGATACGATGGCCTATACCGCATCTGCCTTGAGTTTTATGCTTGAAAACTTAAATAAGCCAGTCATACTCACAGGCTCACAACTACCTATTGGAACACTCCGCACAGATGGAAAAGAAAATTTAATTACCTCAATAGAAATCGCTGCGGCTAAAAACCCCGATGACACTCCTATAGTACCGGAAGTATGTATTTTTTTCGAAAACCACTTAATGAGAGGAAATCGGACGACCAAAATTAACGCTGAAAATTTTAATGCCTTTCGTTCATACAACTACCCTCCACTAGCACGCGTGGGCATACATATTAAATATGAACCTAATTTAATCCGCAAACCGGATACAACAAAACCACTAAAACCCCATTTCTTATTCGATACCAATGTAGTGATACTAACACTATTTCCGGGAATACAAGAAAGTATTGTCTCCGCCTTACTACATGTGCCCGGCCTCAGAGCAGTAGTATTAAAAACTTTTGGATCGGGCAATGCTCCGCAGAAAGAATGGTTCATTCGTGAATTAAAAGAAGCGAACGATCGAGGCATCATTATAGTCAATATCACCCAATGTTCATCAGGAGCTGTAGAGATGGAGCGATATGAAACAGGTATTCAACTACTTCAAGCTGGTGTCATCAGTGGATATGATAGTACTCCCGAGTCTGCCGTGACCAAGCTAATGTTCCTTTTAGGACATGAATTAAGTAATCAAGAAGTAAGGTACAAAATGATTTCATCTATTTCCGGAGAAATAAGTAAAATAAAACATTAA
- the trpA gene encoding tryptophan synthase subunit alpha, whose product MNRINHLFNSNKKDLLSIYFCAGHPTLEGTVDVIRTLEANGVNMIEIGIPFSDPMADGVVIQNAATQALQNGMSLKVLFEQLRNIRRTVKIPLILMGYLNPILQFGFESFCRKCVECGVDGMIIPDLPFKDYHERYRLIAERYSLRIIMLITPETSDERVREIDDHTDGFIYMVSSASTTGAQQDFDTQKRAYFKRIEDMKLRNPRMVGFGISNKTTFRAACEFATGAIIGSRFITLLDEEKDPEKAIVKLVQGLKD is encoded by the coding sequence ATGAACAGAATTAATCATTTATTCAACAGTAATAAAAAAGATCTTCTATCTATCTATTTTTGCGCAGGACATCCTACGCTTGAAGGAACTGTGGACGTTATTCGCACATTAGAGGCAAACGGAGTAAACATGATAGAGATAGGTATACCATTCAGCGACCCTATGGCCGACGGCGTAGTGATACAAAATGCTGCCACCCAAGCGTTGCAAAACGGAATGTCTCTCAAAGTTCTTTTTGAACAGTTACGCAACATCCGCCGTACCGTGAAAATTCCATTAATATTGATGGGTTATTTGAATCCTATTCTACAATTTGGTTTTGAAAGCTTTTGTCGCAAATGTGTGGAATGCGGCGTCGATGGTATGATTATTCCTGATCTTCCTTTCAAAGATTACCACGAACGCTATCGCCTGATAGCAGAACGTTATAGCTTGCGCATAATTATGCTCATTACTCCTGAGACAAGTGATGAACGAGTACGCGAAATAGATGATCATACTGACGGATTCATCTATATGGTGTCATCGGCATCTACTACAGGAGCCCAGCAAGACTTTGATACTCAAAAGCGTGCATACTTCAAAAGAATTGAAGATATGAAACTACGTAATCCTCGCATGGTCGGCTTTGGCATTAGCAACAAGACAACATTCAGAGCAGCATGTGAATTTGCCACAGGCGCCATCATCGGTAGTCGATTTATCACTCTATTAGATGAAGAAAAAGATCCTGAAAAAGCTATTGTAAAGTTAGTTCAAGGACTTAAGGACTAA
- a CDS encoding phosphoribosylanthranilate isomerase, whose protein sequence is MINGKLIKVCGMREAQNIREVEQLGVDMIGFIFYHKSPRYVFEMPEYMPTKAKRVGVFVNETKEMIQIMADRFGLDYIQLHGEESPSYCRSLQQADLRLVKAFSISHAKDVLATKAYEGCCDYYLFDTKSQQHGGSGNQFDWSLLEAYTGKTLFLLSGGINFYSIKALKEFSHPKLIGFDLNSRFELAPGKKDVKRIESFLKQI, encoded by the coding sequence ATGATAAACGGTAAATTGATAAAAGTATGCGGTATGCGCGAGGCTCAAAATATTCGAGAAGTAGAACAGCTGGGAGTCGACATGATCGGATTTATTTTCTATCATAAATCACCTCGTTATGTCTTCGAAATGCCTGAGTATATGCCAACCAAAGCTAAGCGAGTAGGCGTCTTCGTCAATGAAACCAAAGAAATGATACAAATCATGGCCGACCGTTTTGGATTGGACTACATACAGTTGCACGGAGAAGAATCACCAAGTTATTGTCGTTCGTTACAACAGGCCGATTTGCGCCTCGTTAAAGCATTCTCAATAAGCCATGCAAAAGATGTACTAGCAACTAAAGCGTATGAAGGTTGCTGTGATTATTATCTTTTTGATACCAAATCTCAACAACATGGAGGATCGGGCAATCAATTTGATTGGAGCCTGCTTGAAGCATATACCGGAAAGACTTTATTCTTACTAAGTGGTGGCATCAACTTTTATAGCATCAAAGCCCTAAAAGAATTCTCACACCCCAAGCTAATAGGATTCGACCTTAATAGTCGCTTTGAATTAGCCCCCGGCAAGAAAGATGTGAAGAGGATAGAAAGCTTTCTAAAGCAAATTTAA
- the trpC gene encoding indole-3-glycerol phosphate synthase TrpC — translation MRDILSEIIANKRFEVDVQKRTISIEQLQDSFDSFQTQYSLSKALIGSSSGIISEFKRRSPSKGWIKQNASIEEIVPAYESGGAAALSILTDEKFFGGSLKDIKTARPLVNIPILRKDFIIDEYQLYQAKIVGADAILLIAAALEKEVCHALAEKAHELGLETLLEIHNIEELSYLSRNIDVIGINNRNLGTFFTDVENSFRLAEQLPKEAILVSESGISNPETVKRLQKSGFKGFLIGETFMKADNPGEALQTFINQLNVQKEYSR, via the coding sequence ATGAGAGATATACTATCTGAAATTATTGCCAATAAACGCTTTGAGGTTGATGTACAGAAACGAACTATTTCTATTGAACAGTTGCAGGATAGCTTCGACAGTTTTCAAACTCAATACTCTTTAAGTAAAGCTTTGATTGGCTCATCTTCCGGAATCATCTCCGAGTTCAAGCGTCGTTCACCATCCAAAGGATGGATCAAACAAAATGCTTCAATAGAAGAAATAGTTCCGGCTTATGAATCAGGTGGAGCAGCAGCCCTCTCCATCCTTACAGATGAAAAATTCTTCGGTGGCAGCTTGAAAGATATCAAGACTGCACGTCCACTGGTAAATATTCCGATACTGCGTAAAGACTTTATCATCGATGAATATCAACTCTATCAAGCCAAAATCGTTGGAGCCGATGCCATCTTGCTAATAGCCGCAGCACTCGAAAAAGAAGTTTGCCATGCTTTGGCCGAAAAAGCACACGAGTTAGGACTAGAAACACTGTTGGAAATACATAATATCGAAGAATTGTCGTACCTTAGCAGAAATATAGACGTAATAGGCATTAATAACCGGAACTTGGGTACTTTCTTTACTGATGTTGAAAATTCCTTCCGCTTGGCAGAGCAACTTCCTAAAGAAGCAATTTTGGTATCCGAGAGTGGAATATCCAATCCCGAAACAGTAAAAAGACTTCAGAAAAGTGGATTTAAAGGATTTCTTATAGGCGAAACCTTTATGAAAGCAGACAATCCGGGAGAAGCGTTACAAACATTCATTAATCAGCTTAACGTGCAAAAAGAATATTCGAGATGA
- the trpD gene encoding anthranilate phosphoribosyltransferase: MKQILYKLFEHQCLGRDEAREILQNIAQGKYTEAQVASLITVFLMRNITVEELCGFRDALLEMRLPVNLDEFAPIDIVGTGGDGKNTFNISTASCFTVAGAGFPVVKHGNYGATSVSGASNVMEQHGIKFTNDNDKLRRSMEKCNIAYLHAPLFNPAMKAVAPVRKALAVRTFFNMLGPLVNPALPKYQLLGVYNLPLLRLYNYTYQESATKFAVVHSLDGYDEISLTSEFKVATNGNEKIYTPESLGLTRYKESDLDGGNTAEDATKIFDNVMNNRATEAQRDVVIVNSAFAINVIHPEKTIFECMDISRESLESGKALKTLKTYIELNS; this comes from the coding sequence ATGAAACAGATATTATACAAACTCTTTGAACACCAATGCTTGGGAAGAGATGAAGCCAGAGAAATATTGCAAAACATTGCACAAGGAAAATATACTGAAGCACAAGTAGCGTCACTCATTACCGTTTTCCTTATGCGCAACATCACCGTAGAAGAACTCTGTGGCTTTCGTGATGCGCTTCTGGAGATGCGTCTTCCTGTGAATTTAGACGAGTTTGCTCCAATTGACATTGTTGGCACCGGTGGTGACGGCAAAAACACGTTTAATATTTCCACTGCTTCTTGTTTCACTGTAGCCGGTGCAGGATTTCCGGTGGTGAAGCATGGCAACTATGGTGCTACCTCCGTGAGCGGTGCAAGCAATGTAATGGAACAACACGGCATTAAGTTTACCAACGATAATGACAAACTACGCCGTAGCATGGAGAAATGTAATATTGCTTATCTGCACGCACCATTGTTCAATCCAGCCATGAAAGCAGTGGCTCCGGTTAGAAAGGCACTTGCTGTACGTACATTCTTTAATATGCTAGGCCCATTGGTCAATCCGGCGCTTCCTAAATATCAACTACTTGGCGTATATAATCTGCCACTACTTCGCCTATACAACTACACTTATCAGGAAAGCGCTACAAAATTTGCTGTTGTCCACAGTCTAGACGGGTATGATGAAATATCGCTGACTTCAGAATTCAAGGTAGCAACCAATGGAAACGAGAAAATATACACACCCGAATCCCTAGGCCTAACGCGCTATAAGGAAAGTGATCTTGACGGAGGAAATACAGCTGAAGATGCAACCAAAATATTCGATAATGTGATGAATAACAGAGCAACTGAAGCACAAAGAGATGTAGTAATCGTCAATTCAGCTTTTGCAATAAATGTTATACATCCAGAGAAAACGATATTCGAATGCATGGACATAAGCAGAGAATCTTTGGAAAGCGGAAAAGCACTTAAAACATTGAAAACATACATTGAACTAAACAGTTAA
- a CDS encoding aminodeoxychorismate/anthranilate synthase component II: MKILLLDNYDSFTYNLLHAVKELGATDVEVIRNDQIALDEVERFDKIILSPGPGIPEEAGLLLPIIKRYAPTKAILGVCLGHQAIGQAFGGTLENLKEVHHGVQTPVQILKEDVLFNDLKNEILVGRYHSWIVSRKDFPSCLEVTAESSEGEIMALRHKDYKVYGIQFHPESVLTPQGKTIIRNFLSL; the protein is encoded by the coding sequence ATGAAAATATTACTCTTGGATAACTATGATTCTTTCACCTATAATCTGCTTCATGCAGTAAAGGAATTAGGAGCAACCGATGTTGAAGTTATACGTAACGACCAGATAGCGCTCGACGAGGTTGAACGGTTTGATAAAATTATTCTTTCGCCAGGTCCGGGCATTCCCGAAGAAGCAGGATTGCTCCTCCCCATCATCAAACGCTACGCACCTACTAAAGCAATACTGGGCGTTTGTCTTGGGCATCAAGCTATAGGACAAGCTTTTGGAGGCACACTAGAGAATCTGAAAGAGGTACATCACGGCGTACAAACACCCGTACAAATACTAAAAGAAGATGTACTCTTCAACGACCTCAAGAACGAAATTCTGGTAGGCCGCTATCATTCTTGGATTGTCAGTCGAAAAGATTTTCCAAGTTGTCTGGAAGTAACAGCTGAAAGTAGTGAGGGAGAGATTATGGCATTACGCCATAAAGATTACAAAGTATATGGCATCCAATTTCATCCCGAATCAGTGCTGACTCCACAAGGAAAAACAATTATCAGAAACTTCTTAAGCCTATAA
- a CDS encoding anthranilate synthase component I family protein produces the protein MKQFTYQTNSKQVVGDLHTPVSIYLKVRDMYPQSALMESSDFHAAENSQSFIALCPLASIGINSGKVTMTYPDNTHEEKPLTPSFSVETALNQFIGQFKVSGLESNVCGLYGYTTFNAVKYFENIPVKESHDEQNDAPDMLYILYKYIIIFNHFKNELKLVEMLSDGEKSDLDQLETAIENRNYASYNFSAIGPVTSTITDEEHKANVRKGIAHCLRGDVFQIVLSRRFVQPYAGDDFKVYRALRSINPSPYLFYFDFGGYRIFGSSPETHCKIDGKQAYIDPIAGTTRRTGDALKDKELTETLLADPKENAEHVMLVDLARNDLSRNCHDVRVVFYKEPQYYSHVIHLVSRVSGILNEGASTIKSFIDTFPAGTLSGAPKVRAMQLISEIEPHNRGAYGGCIGFIGLNGDLNQAITIRTFVSRNNELWFQAGGGIVARSQDEYELQEVNNKLGALKKAIDLAATLKN, from the coding sequence ATGAAGCAATTTACATATCAGACCAACAGCAAGCAGGTAGTTGGTGATTTACACACACCTGTGAGCATCTATCTCAAAGTAAGAGATATGTATCCTCAATCGGCCCTTATGGAAAGTTCGGATTTCCATGCCGCAGAAAACAGTCAATCATTCATCGCTCTCTGTCCACTAGCCAGCATTGGAATAAACAGTGGCAAGGTAACAATGACATACCCCGACAACACGCACGAAGAGAAGCCGCTGACTCCTTCTTTTTCTGTAGAAACAGCTTTAAACCAATTTATTGGACAATTTAAAGTAAGTGGACTGGAAAGTAACGTGTGTGGGCTATATGGATACACCACCTTCAATGCTGTGAAATATTTTGAAAACATACCGGTCAAAGAAAGTCACGACGAGCAGAACGACGCTCCCGACATGCTATACATTTTATATAAGTATATCATCATCTTCAATCACTTCAAGAATGAACTTAAGCTGGTGGAAATGCTTAGTGACGGAGAAAAGAGTGACCTTGATCAACTGGAAACAGCCATAGAAAACCGCAATTATGCGTCGTATAATTTCTCCGCAATCGGCCCTGTAACAAGTACGATCACCGATGAAGAGCACAAAGCCAATGTGCGTAAAGGTATCGCTCATTGCCTCCGCGGTGACGTATTTCAGATAGTACTCTCCAGACGCTTCGTGCAACCCTATGCAGGCGATGACTTTAAAGTATATCGTGCTTTAAGAAGCATCAATCCCTCGCCTTATTTGTTCTATTTTGATTTCGGCGGCTATCGCATCTTTGGTTCTTCACCCGAAACTCATTGCAAAATTGATGGAAAACAAGCCTACATTGACCCTATCGCCGGAACAACCCGACGCACAGGCGATGCTTTGAAAGATAAAGAACTGACAGAGACACTCCTTGCCGATCCTAAAGAAAATGCAGAACACGTAATGCTAGTTGACTTGGCCAGAAATGATCTAAGTCGCAATTGCCATGATGTACGCGTGGTCTTCTATAAAGAGCCACAATACTACAGCCACGTCATCCATCTCGTATCCAGAGTAAGCGGCATACTGAATGAGGGTGCCAGTACGATCAAATCTTTTATTGATACCTTCCCTGCAGGAACATTGAGCGGTGCTCCTAAAGTACGTGCCATGCAACTAATTAGTGAAATCGAGCCACACAATCGTGGAGCATACGGTGGTTGTATCGGCTTCATCGGATTAAACGGTGACTTGAACCAAGCGATCACCATCCGCACTTTTGTGAGCCGGAACAACGAACTGTGGTTCCAGGCCGGAGGCGGCATTGTGGCTCGCAGTCAGGATGAGTACGAATTACAAGAAGTAAACAATAAACTGGGAGCTCTGAAAAAAGCCATTGATCTGGCCGCCACATTAAAAAACTAA